A region of Methanobacterium spitsbergense DNA encodes the following proteins:
- a CDS encoding heavy metal translocating P-type ATPase, with amino-acid sequence MAEKSKKKAEIKVSGMSCASCALNVEKSLKGLEGVDEANVNIGTEKATVEYDPEKLKLAELENAVEEAGYGVVNEKVILKIGGMTCVMCVKAIEDVLGKLDGISNVTVNLTSEKAYVTYNPQMVSITDMKNEIEDLGYQYLGVEGKESENLEEELREKDLKIKRKRMLVSFGFGIPLGILTFVTWPLPISFSLFSLIVSIIPFIYVSYPIFSAGFRSLKNRHLDMDVMYSMGVGVAYGSSVLGTFSIVLNPQFLFYDTALLLTGFLTLGRYLETRAKGRTSTAIKKLVGLQAKTATILRNNEEIEIPIEDVQMNDLVVVKPGEKIPTDGEVVSGESYVDESAITGEPIPVLKDTGKSVVGGTINQNGIIRFKAMKIGKDTVLSQIIKLVEDAQGSKPDVQRIADTAVSYFIPTVLTIAVAAFLFWYFVSGTTLIFALTVLISILVVACPCALGLASPTAVTVGIGRGADFGILVKNGEALEVSEKLTTILFDKTGTLTKGKPEVTDVFTMGFDNKELLKFAASVERNSQHPLGEALVRKAQAENVVLVESQNFDTVGGKGVVATVEGKRVLIGNKAMLKGNGFMISDEYNEIISEFGIAGKTAVLIGIDNELAGIIAIADTLKENASKAIEGLRKMNLKVVMITGDNEKTAMAIAKQAGIHDVIAEVLPQDKSDEVKRLQDAGEIVAFVGDGINDAPALAQSDVGIAIGSGTDVAIESGEIVLIKDDLNDAIASIQLSKKVMSKIKQNLFWAFAYNVVLIPVAAGILYPFYGITFRPEFAGLAMALSSVSVLTLSLLLKGYVPPAKQTKHH; translated from the coding sequence ATGGCAGAAAAATCCAAAAAAAAGGCAGAGATCAAAGTTTCTGGAATGAGTTGTGCATCTTGTGCATTAAATGTTGAAAAATCATTGAAAGGTCTTGAGGGTGTAGATGAAGCTAATGTTAACATTGGTACCGAAAAGGCAACTGTTGAATATGATCCTGAAAAATTGAAACTTGCTGAATTGGAAAATGCAGTAGAAGAAGCAGGATATGGAGTAGTGAATGAAAAAGTTATTCTTAAAATTGGTGGAATGACATGCGTTATGTGTGTAAAAGCCATAGAAGATGTGCTAGGTAAACTTGATGGAATTAGCAATGTGACTGTTAATCTCACATCTGAAAAAGCCTATGTCACATATAATCCTCAAATGGTTTCAATAACTGATATGAAAAATGAAATTGAGGATCTGGGCTATCAATATCTGGGTGTTGAAGGTAAAGAGTCTGAGAATCTTGAAGAAGAATTAAGGGAGAAGGATCTTAAAATTAAAAGAAAGCGAATGTTGGTATCGTTTGGTTTTGGAATTCCACTGGGAATTTTAACCTTCGTTACATGGCCACTACCAATTTCATTCTCACTATTCAGTTTGATAGTATCAATCATACCCTTTATCTATGTAAGTTATCCAATATTCTCTGCTGGTTTCCGATCATTAAAGAACAGACATTTGGATATGGATGTCATGTACTCTATGGGAGTGGGAGTTGCCTATGGTTCAAGTGTTTTAGGCACATTTAGTATTGTTTTAAATCCACAATTCTTATTTTATGATACAGCACTTTTACTAACAGGATTCCTTACATTAGGAAGATATTTAGAAACCAGAGCAAAAGGAAGGACTTCAACTGCCATAAAAAAACTGGTTGGATTACAGGCAAAAACAGCAACAATTCTCCGAAATAATGAGGAAATAGAAATTCCAATTGAAGATGTTCAAATGAATGATCTTGTAGTTGTTAAGCCGGGTGAAAAGATCCCCACCGATGGTGAAGTGGTAAGCGGTGAAAGTTATGTTGATGAATCAGCAATAACAGGAGAACCGATTCCAGTCTTAAAAGATACGGGTAAATCTGTTGTTGGTGGAACCATTAATCAAAATGGTATAATAAGATTTAAAGCCATGAAAATAGGTAAGGATACAGTACTTTCTCAAATAATTAAACTGGTTGAAGATGCCCAGGGTTCAAAACCGGATGTACAGAGAATAGCAGATACTGCGGTAAGTTATTTTATACCAACAGTACTGACAATAGCAGTTGCAGCCTTTCTATTCTGGTATTTTGTTTCTGGAACAACCCTTATATTTGCACTCACAGTTCTGATTTCTATTCTGGTTGTTGCATGTCCATGTGCTCTGGGATTGGCATCACCAACAGCGGTTACCGTTGGTATTGGTAGAGGGGCTGATTTTGGAATTTTAGTTAAAAATGGTGAAGCATTAGAAGTATCAGAAAAACTCACCACCATACTATTTGACAAAACAGGAACACTCACCAAGGGTAAACCCGAAGTTACTGATGTATTTACAATGGGATTTGATAATAAAGAATTATTAAAATTCGCTGCCAGTGTTGAAAGAAATTCCCAACATCCGCTTGGAGAAGCATTGGTCAGGAAAGCACAGGCAGAAAATGTAGTTTTGGTTGAAAGTCAGAATTTTGATACTGTTGGTGGAAAAGGAGTAGTAGCAACAGTTGAAGGTAAACGGGTACTTATAGGAAACAAAGCTATGTTAAAAGGTAATGGATTCATGATATCTGATGAATATAATGAAATAATATCTGAATTTGGAATTGCCGGCAAAACAGCAGTTTTAATTGGGATTGATAACGAATTAGCGGGTATAATTGCAATAGCAGATACTTTAAAGGAAAATGCCAGCAAAGCCATTGAAGGCCTTAGAAAAATGAACCTCAAAGTGGTTATGATAACAGGAGACAATGAAAAAACAGCCATGGCCATAGCAAAACAGGCCGGAATTCATGATGTAATTGCGGAAGTTTTACCACAGGATAAATCTGATGAAGTTAAAAGACTTCAAGATGCAGGAGAGATAGTTGCATTTGTAGGTGATGGTATTAACGATGCACCAGCACTTGCCCAATCAGATGTTGGAATTGCAATAGGAAGCGGTACCGATGTGGCTATAGAAAGCGGTGAAATCGTTCTAATAAAAGATGATCTTAACGATGCTATTGCAAGTATACAATTGAGTAAAAAAGTTATGTCCAAGATAAAACAGAATTTATTCTGGGCATTTGCCTACAACGTTGTGCTAATACCTGTTGCAGCAGGAATACTATATCCAT